Genomic DNA from Oryza sativa Japonica Group chromosome 5, ASM3414082v1:
tgcctgcgCCGGATGCCGAAAACGCACTTCTCCGGATTCAGCTTTATGCCTGCCGCGTGCAAGCTGTCGAACGTCTCCTGCAGGTTGATcgcatggtcgaaagccttgcggctttttacgacgaTGTCATCGACGTAAGCTTCCACATTCCGCCCCAACTGCTTGCTaaggaccttgtacaccagTCTGGCGAAAGTTGCTCCTGCATTCCTTaagccgaaaggcatcctgaggtgacaaaatgtgccgaatggagtgatgaaggatgttttggggatgtcgagcgggttcatgtggatctggtggtaaccggaatatgcatccaggaaactcatgagctcgcatccagctgttgaatccacgaGCTGGTCGATTCGCGGCAAGGGGAAATCGTCTTTCGGACACGCTTTGTTCAggtctgtgaaatcgacacacatgcgccatttgccaTTTGACTTCTGCACCAGCACTGGATTCGCCAACCACTCTGGATGGTCAATCTCTTGGATAACCCCTGCCCGGAGTAATTTTTGTACTTCGGCCTTCGCCGCTTCTTGGCGATCGGCAGACATCTTGCgcaacttttgttttcttggcTTAATGTCCGGCTTGACTGCtaggtgatgcatgatgagatccgCCGGGACGCCCCCCACCTCGTCAGGGCTCCAGGCGAAGATAtcgatgttctttttgagcaccTCTAGGATATTCTCAACTTCTTCTTCCATGTCGCCCCCAGTGATACGAGCTTTGTGGGGTCGGCATCATCAATCTGCATTTTTGTTATCTTGCCGTGAGGGGTAGGCTTTGGCGTGTGCTTCGGCCGTTCATGCAGTTCGGTCTCAACACTGTGCACTGCTCTGTTAATTATGGCTAGATCGCCTTTTGAAGCAGCCGAAAACTGAACCTCCTTGACTATAATCACCCCTGTCGGgccgggcatcttgagcttgagataattatggtgggaaatggcttcgaacttgttcagggttgcgcggccgaagatggcgttgTAGTTGTACGGGATGTCAATGACGTCGAACAGTATTTGCTCTTCACGTCTGTTCTCCCCCGAGCCAAAGGCTATCAGCAAGAGTGCTTGGCCGAGAACTTGAACTGGTTCCCCGCCGAAACCGCGGAGCGATGCTGGTGCTGGGGTAAGGGCTTGGGTAGGCAaccccatcttggcatatgcttcggcgaagataacatcggccgaactccctccgtctaCCAGGATTCGTCGGACTTCGAAACCAGCTATTTCAGCTCAGATTACCAGGGGATCTTGATGTGGGAACATAACTCCTTCTGCGTCTTCTGGCCCAAAAGAAATTAGCTGGTTCAGATATTGCGGCGCTCCTTCACCCTCCGaagtgatgctgtggaccatACGGGTCTGCATCTTCTTCTGCCGTTTCGACAACTGGCTTGGCGGGTCAGctcttgtaatcacttggattacccTTCGCTGTGCATAATGGCGTTGATCGGCTAGGGGTGTTTGTTCCTGAATTGCTTCGCGGGGTGCTTCGACAGTTGTTCCTTGCTGCGGCCTTGCGTCTTGCGCGTTGCCACGTTGCCtaatgtttcggcattgctccGTGCTGTGCGAAGAGCGTCCGTGAAAGGCGCAGTAGAGGTCCTTTCGGACCTTCTTGCGGGCTGGCTGCTGATAGTTGCTCGCTTGCTGGGTGTCGAcctccttgcggagggcttgcacttcttcgacagccatcacCGCCTTGCCTGCACGGTCTATTCTGAACTTTCTCCAAGTTATGGGGGTTTGGCTTTGCCTTGGTGGCTGTCCTTGGATCGCCGGCTGAGACTGGCGGACAGAGAGGGGAGGTGGTTCGGCAACTTGCActtgtgcttgagcttgagcagcggcgacggaggctttGTCGTACTCAGCTTGTATAGCATGCCGTCGCTGTCACGACtgagaaaaatacattttcccgaacgctagtgtattaatccccgtcccaggaaaagccggggtacaccacacaaacatgatataaaagacacatctttattatatcgataatatttacattattacaaaggcacttaaggcctgacaatcaaaaaataaacagcagcggactagcgggcctacggctccatcttcacaggcgctcaactggggtataagccaggactccacctaggacttcatctccaaagcttctcttactgaagggggggggggaaagattgagcaaaaatgagtacaaccacagtactcagcaagccacaccggcagatgcatgactaatgcaagggggtacaaggggtaataatataagggttaggttttgcacttaaaagtcacttagttgcccaaagccaattttaaaaagacgatcctagagctacacagtattattaatcaaggccgtgcacccacacgaacctgccttaacccaaggcctacgatgattcagaccgaactggcaacccgaccctgggtcccagctcgtcccaagccaacccaggccaaccattccacattttagttgttgagcaaattttaagaattaaaacactaacttgggtacattgctcggcttgcccataaccgagggcgcggctattcgaatagattatactctgatcagaggtgtacatctttacccacaagacacatcttcctcacgtgtaaccacgtgccacataccaccacggtatacggacggaagacgtgacatagttcccaacccatcctagccataaacaagagtaccgacccaaccccacctacggccggaacccccgggacaggtaggcaggactgagcccccagcagcaggacaccggccctgtgccatgacatctcgactaccgggccgcagctcgtgtagccttcatttgtcctagatatgtccatcgacccccgacttcgtccatctccatccgtgtacttttgtttataaccagactgagccacaaactaagccttacccactagacatgtggaagtacggtagtgctttgcaacagaggcccgagcttcatccttatagtggccggggtgctactttccacaactggcatgcacccaaaccccaccgaaaaacaggttttaggggctttgaaagaggaagagaggggtatgtccaattccaccataagccaaccattccatagtgtccaaatgatatgagaattcccaaagtctaaagttataaaaaccacctaatgttgcctaattaatcagcgaagcatctacctaaattcatactagtgggaccatgaatagagtacccactagttggggttttgtttatcctagggtgaacaaggtaatagtaacaataacaacaatgataaggtcataacaaaggtaaataggcatggctagataaaacagtgataacgcgggaatttaaataaagcgataatgcattaatttaaatcaaaataattttataaactgggattcaatatgctcaaggatgatgtgacttgccttgctccgagagaacggccttccgaaccttcggcgacgaccgcgaaccacgcttctggaacctccggaacgacagaagctacgcgaagcacacaagcaaagctacaagcctataaagaagcaataacaacacataaaaagaaagcacacagttctttaggttataacaaacattaagagacttgaacgggtcgattcggagctcgtatgaccaagatatgatcatccgaagtttaatgctgttatatggagatttgcggattattataattaagctttgcaactataaaacatgtgtaaacgctagcctggaaaagacaggaaggctgcgccgttgacatgcggaccccacatgtcaacctaaaggaccgcggtagaccgagtacacagagacggtccacgggtcgacggaagcagatcccgtgtgtcaaccgaggcgagtggccgacaaacggactctactagacaccacacgggctgcacacgtggaaaccacgcggctaccgagcgggcacactaacacggacactacacggtcaccacccgcacacgtgaacgactaccgacaccggtacacggataccggggtcgacaaccgcacaacgggtacggggcgacaccgaaaggacgaggacggggcagcgagaggagagatccttaccaccacgcgacgaggcgtgggaacgacaacgacgaacgggcgcggcggagacggccgggAACTACgaagacgaacggcgaggggacgacttcggcggcgatccttggacgaaggcgagacgcggccggcacgaggcttgacgacgcggagccgaggacgaagacgacgacggctacAGCGACCTTGACGAAACACCGaggacggacgagaacggctcgacggagggacgaacgccacgacgaccgggagcgacgagaggacgacgacgacgacgaccggggccggcgaggaggcgacgagggcagccggcagcggctgcacggaggcgaggatggcgtggaacacgccgctgcgatgccgacgacggaggcggcgccgcgagacgacgagccggcaaggatgaacggtgaagacgacgacggacaccggcggtgttcggccgaaggggaagcgatgccgaggacgacgtcgcggctgcgatgccgaaggtggtggaggtgcggccgaccggtgcacgggcgaggagggacgggcggccgaacaactccggtgaggcggatggagaggttcgcggcgacgGACAAGAACGGCTTCCGGGCGAaaccgaggggtggacgaggtggagggctacgtcaccgtgccgagggaggggacggcagcgccggctgacgcACGGGCATGGCGAAAGGGTCTGCCAGAGGAgatgccgacgaggaggaaggagaggccagCGCgagcgacggcgttccggcgaaattcgggcgacgTCGTGGCCTGGCCGGGAAAGAGGACGGCGCtccggtgccgggagaggtgatggcgacgtcggccggcgcacaggggacgcggcagaggcggccggaggcggaacagtggcggcaacgccactgtcgccggcggggaggcacTTCCGGAGGTCTCCGCGGAAAACAGAGGgcaggccggcgaagaggaggcggctgcgatgctggaggaggcgacggcacggccggccggcgtgctaacgcggcggcaggggcggctgaagatggccggcggcacgggagagaggggacgacggcggggaggtggctagggaccacgggagatcgcgggagggggctaaaacgatagaacggagcgaggggtttccgttttataggatgggggagggagccgggcacgggagagggcggaacggcgacgggaaacatggccggcggccatggaaggtggccggagttggcgcgtccgttcccagCGATTGGGGGAGCCATTCAAGGggaaattaagggggaaagagagaggagggagaggggattaattccccctaatcaattttggaattccCGGTTTGAATCGCGTGGATTTAGGGGAGGAATCGACGCTAGGTTTCacgggagagaagagagagagaggatgccgggcgggaggaaggagacgaccgagcaggtgggacccaccggtcaggcaCGCGTCAtcagcgcgcgcacgtgcgcggcacgggcgggagggTGCCGCTCgtcttgggccgggcggccggcccaggaggagaggagggggaggcggcctgggggagagagggaggaggagggagtgggccgaggggaaggagaggaggcccaagagaaggagggagaggaggagagggagaggaatagagggaggaagagaggactttggccgcgggccgagagagagaaagagagaggggtctttgggccaaacttggcccaaagggaggagggggatttatttttagtttttctttttagtaaactttgataattgttgttgttgtttaataaatatttttggtgctctgaaaattcaagtaaaatttgagggctccttttagaccaaagagaatttaacaaaaattctccaggccacatttgaatttttcttgtacgtattttagtgtttgccaatttttttccgaattttaattaattctattattccttttagcgaatgatttttaatttcgggatgaatttatcaggacgtgacagtcgCTTGGAATCCTCCTCGCCCCTTGCGAACCCGTCAATGATCCGAAGTAGGTGCTCAAGCGTCTGTGGTtccttgttggcgatttttctCGTGAGTTCGCCCTCGAGCAAACCGGCCGATGCGGCATTTATAACCGACGCCtcggttatgtcttgaacttggcaccgggcttgcgagaagcgacgcatgtactcccttatcgactcccccggcctttggcgaatgccgagtaagtgttgctgcgtcttcggctcctcgtaggtgcctcgaaagttaaggacaaaaacatcgcgcaattgctcccatgagtaaatgctattggctggtaaattgaaataccaagaacgggcgatgccgtctagagcgagatgtattaccttcgccttggtattttcgtcaccatgagccgcttcgatcgcTGACTCGTAGATGGAGAGGAACTCCTTCGAGTCAGTTTCGCCCGAATAGCGCGGgacgggtgggaacttgaactagggtgggattggacgagtcttgattcccccactcagcggtagccccttttcgcctCCCACCCTGTTTACCGCACCTTGCTGCGGGTACGGTGTGGCGAAATCGCAGCTTGTGCGTGAGGTTGGGCCATGGCGTTCGGCTGCCCGGCTCCAACTAGTGGTACTTGCTGAGCCGCCATGGACGGGTCAAAAATTGGCTGTGACCACATCATGGCAGCTTGAAttggtgcttggtttgttccgaAGCCTGGAGTCGGAGCTTGCTGCCGAACGGTTGGCGCCTGAGCAGCGTTGACGAAGTCGAACTGCGGTCCTTGATTCCACGGCGAAACTCCCAGGCCCAGCTGAATCGGTGGCAACCAATTAAGCGTaccttgacttgtattcccctCCGGGCGGGCCGATGGGGTTGTACTTGAAATGCAGTGGGGTTGGTTgagttgctgaaggaaagctAGGAGTTGCGCCTAcagagccgaagccccttccGCCACTGATTGTGGCGCTTGGCCAGGTGGTTGATGCTGCCCGGCGAAGTACACCGGCGCCTGTGCGGCTTGTGGCGGAGAGGGCTGGGTCGTCACTTGCGGACGGACTTGAGGTGGGACATAGCCTGCCGAATACTGAAGGATTGGAGCCGACGTGGCCTTGGTCCGCCTTGCCGCCTCGTatgcttgttgttgttcttgcatttggcgaagcatgtcttggagccGTCTCATGTTCTGccgcatggcttccatgtcgCCTTCGGCTTGTGCTTCGGGGTCAAGGCTGACTTGGGCCTGTACAACGGCGAGCGCAGTTggggccgctgccggctgcgatGGGGTGGCTTGGGGCACCACCGGttggcttgtcgaaaggatctccgccttggtctggagtgcccttgccgccgcagccgccttcgccacgTCGGCCGCGTTCGGCACTTGCACAGAGGTTGCAGGGGCCGAAGGCGGTTGTGATGGCGCTTGtgctcctccatcttcggccacgggcgccgcaggctctgctccTTCCTCGGCAGCCATGTCCGGTCCAGCGTCGTTCTCCTTCCGCCTGGCAACCTTCTCCTTCATGaccctcttcggtggcattcgctctcagtggtttcgctcggagttccccacggtcggcgccagctgttgtcgaaaggacaactgcatacgtcgaaagacgtgattactcaacagtggttggaaaaatgaaatgtattaaattttgaatttcacttgggatccccccattacatggccctaggggactatttatagctccattacaggttcttactactagggtttaggttgtacagggaaatttacatgattacccttacaaaagggacatttataggggtacataatgttataggggctcatgggcccctgatgggccgtctggcgatcgccggccctatagcccttaggcttgatgggccggaaaggcttcctcggccctcgcgggggcgaacttgccatggcgaagtcgtcttccttcggcagGTAGTCTTCGGCTTACACCCTTCGCCTAAGACGCCTCTGACCTGGCAAGGCACTCGTACGACTCTTCGCCTCGTGCCGTTCTTGCTTCATAGCcttcgccacgggtttcggcagatttagtcgaagggcctcatgccatccgccaacacaTAAGTATGTAGAATAGAACTACAAAATAAGTAAGAATCGATAAGAATTGctaatacatatatacaagtaACATCCAATCTAATCAATAAGGTCAGggattgtcacgcccggaacttctatccaaaattccaaacgcttacatgtgtgttaaatcctcgtccaggaatcagccgaggcacacaataacaaattgataatagagtactcttaaacaactaattaatattcgcaaaatagcaaattattacagaggtggatagttcctctcaaaaaataaaattctacgcagcagaaaataaaacaaactacggaacagctatggcgactccactccacaggcaacttaACCCGGACCAAGCCtagtcctccagatcatcaccttcactcaAGTACACCTCCTctaatgaatgaatattgcaagaatgagcatatgacatactcaacaagccacacagcaaatatgcaagtgcataggataacaaaggatggcataatatagctcatttgcataaacagcatttaataaatatttaagagaatagtaaaacagttgaataattaatcagtattaagtaaacaccatacaacacacccgtgttgcatatgcccaacctcatctgaacaaccaaccccggttgtacaaatcaaacctccataccaggaatataccattccaaaccaggagtcaaattaattatcacaattACCATCAATGAATAATGTGAGACTAAttacgaaaaacattgttagacccgcccataaccgcgggcacggctattcgaatagttttactctggccagagatgtaccactgtacccacaa
This window encodes:
- the LOC136356608 gene encoding uncharacterized protein, translated to MPPKRVMKEKVARRKENDAGPDMAAEEGAEPAAPVAEDGGAQAPSQPPSAPATSVQVPNAADVAKAAAAARALQTKAEILSTSQPVVPQATPSQPAAAPTALAVVQAQVSLDPEAQAEGDMEAMRQNMRRLQDMLRQMQEQQQAYEAARRTKATSAPILQYSAGYVPPQLGLGVSPWNQGPQFDFVNAAQAPTVRQQAPTPGFGTNQAPIQAAMMWSQPIFDPSMAAQQVPLVGAGQPNAMAQPHAQAAISPHRTRSKVR